Proteins from one Nicotiana tabacum cultivar K326 chromosome 23, ASM71507v2, whole genome shotgun sequence genomic window:
- the LOC107776888 gene encoding uncharacterized protein LOC107776888 isoform X1, whose product MKEMYLPKLNDLYHKVASEMQQCPQHEKIEKFKVFKPDSSPLQGQLPQPPVHTSQTPMMGSDWQDTASHFDGLDDSFGGLGSTQNSFGIATSGFDRLGSSFGGLSSGAKLDERLTHVEERLEKIEAHSKKAEALLTDINKKLNYYPVKIRYVKVSRDIRCSAKYMSCHFRPKRKHRVAEMIRQSCKHRRLRRGVVEVVFRLVRMMIVPTMTKGS is encoded by the exons ATGAAGGAGATGTATTTACCAAAACTCAATGATCTATACCATAAAGTTGCTTCTGAAATGCAGCAG TGTCCCCaacatgagaaaattgaaaagttcaaGGTGTTCAAG CCTGATTCGTCTCCGCTGCAAGGGCAACTTCCTCAGCCTCCTGTGCATACAAGTCAG ACACCTATGATGGGTTCTGATTGGCAAGATACTGCTTCTCATTTTGATGGGTTAGATGACAGTTTTGGTGGATTGGGTTCGACACAGAATAGTTTTGGTATTGCTACTTCTGGTTTTGATAGGCTGGGTTCTAGTTTTGGTGGATTGAGTTCTGGTGCTAAACTTGATGAGCGTTTAACACATGTTGAGGAACGACTAGAGAAAATTGAGGCTCATTCGAAAAAGGCAGAGGCATTGTTGACTGATATTAACAAAAAACTGAATTATTATCCAGTGAAAATACGGTATGTTAAAGTTTCTAGGGACATTAGATGTTCAGCTAAGTACATGAGCTGTCATTTTCGACCAAAGAGGAAACATAGAGTAGCTGAGATGATAAGGCAGTCGTGCAAACATCGACGATTGAGAAGAGGTGTAGTAGAAGTAGTTTTTCGGTTGGTTCGTATGATGATTGTGCCGACGATGACCAAAGGAAGCTAG
- the LOC107776888 gene encoding uncharacterized protein LOC107776888 isoform X3 — protein MTPLRRKKILNCPQHEKIEKFKVFKPDSSPLQGQLPQPPVHTSQTPMMGSDWQDTASHFDGLDDSFGGLGSTQNSFGIATSGFDRLGSSFGGLSSGAKLDERLTHVEERLEKIEAHSKKAEALLTDINKKLNYYPVKIRYVKVSRDIRCSAKYMSCHFRPKRKHRVAEMIRQSCKHRRLRRGVVEVVFRLVRMMIVPTMTKGS, from the exons ATGACACCGCTTCGCCGGAAAAAAATACTGAAT TGTCCCCaacatgagaaaattgaaaagttcaaGGTGTTCAAG CCTGATTCGTCTCCGCTGCAAGGGCAACTTCCTCAGCCTCCTGTGCATACAAGTCAG ACACCTATGATGGGTTCTGATTGGCAAGATACTGCTTCTCATTTTGATGGGTTAGATGACAGTTTTGGTGGATTGGGTTCGACACAGAATAGTTTTGGTATTGCTACTTCTGGTTTTGATAGGCTGGGTTCTAGTTTTGGTGGATTGAGTTCTGGTGCTAAACTTGATGAGCGTTTAACACATGTTGAGGAACGACTAGAGAAAATTGAGGCTCATTCGAAAAAGGCAGAGGCATTGTTGACTGATATTAACAAAAAACTGAATTATTATCCAGTGAAAATACGGTATGTTAAAGTTTCTAGGGACATTAGATGTTCAGCTAAGTACATGAGCTGTCATTTTCGACCAAAGAGGAAACATAGAGTAGCTGAGATGATAAGGCAGTCGTGCAAACATCGACGATTGAGAAGAGGTGTAGTAGAAGTAGTTTTTCGGTTGGTTCGTATGATGATTGTGCCGACGATGACCAAAGGAAGCTAG
- the LOC107776888 gene encoding uncharacterized protein LOC107776888 isoform X2, whose product MPFLKFSSLSVFLHDSLPQCPQHEKIEKFKVFKPDSSPLQGQLPQPPVHTSQTPMMGSDWQDTASHFDGLDDSFGGLGSTQNSFGIATSGFDRLGSSFGGLSSGAKLDERLTHVEERLEKIEAHSKKAEALLTDINKKLNYYPVKIRYVKVSRDIRCSAKYMSCHFRPKRKHRVAEMIRQSCKHRRLRRGVVEVVFRLVRMMIVPTMTKGS is encoded by the exons ATGCCATTTCTTAAGTTTTCCTCCCTTTCTGTTTTTCTGCATGATTCTCTTCCTCAGTGTCCCCaacatgagaaaattgaaaagttcaaGGTGTTCAAG CCTGATTCGTCTCCGCTGCAAGGGCAACTTCCTCAGCCTCCTGTGCATACAAGTCAG ACACCTATGATGGGTTCTGATTGGCAAGATACTGCTTCTCATTTTGATGGGTTAGATGACAGTTTTGGTGGATTGGGTTCGACACAGAATAGTTTTGGTATTGCTACTTCTGGTTTTGATAGGCTGGGTTCTAGTTTTGGTGGATTGAGTTCTGGTGCTAAACTTGATGAGCGTTTAACACATGTTGAGGAACGACTAGAGAAAATTGAGGCTCATTCGAAAAAGGCAGAGGCATTGTTGACTGATATTAACAAAAAACTGAATTATTATCCAGTGAAAATACGGTATGTTAAAGTTTCTAGGGACATTAGATGTTCAGCTAAGTACATGAGCTGTCATTTTCGACCAAAGAGGAAACATAGAGTAGCTGAGATGATAAGGCAGTCGTGCAAACATCGACGATTGAGAAGAGGTGTAGTAGAAGTAGTTTTTCGGTTGGTTCGTATGATGATTGTGCCGACGATGACCAAAGGAAGCTAG